A part of Candidatus Alcyoniella australis genomic DNA contains:
- a CDS encoding glycosyltransferase, with product MRRSTPVLIVLALLAAIVGLINGGPMGALRAVLYLAAVLCGAVLTLYTLRRIISLLLLLLPRTSEPVPTESEPWPNLLLLVPCRNEAAVLPETISRLVLIEAPPDRLRVLLIDDGSNDNTAELLDAACKGRGNWSVFQVPPERAGAGKPAALNAALADEQWAEVVLVLDADDRVPPDWPISAAAQINAGADAVQFGLRIHNGTRNAVTAYCLLEQIVHQAGIVRILELAGNPPLLGHGFAIRLDTLRRAGMFPEGSRAEDVPLSKALHAQGSKVRFVREPLVEHLAPQSVRAYIDQHAGWSRAFASEPWWDPSGGLLARLAGLLYLLGYADRAALLVGLALALLAPLSGVAFPWWLIAAPLLCAALFAAGALLQAREPLALWLRLIPAPLIFLADMLAALRGQFSALRPGPQPWVVTPKPGGNEQTDVAHTWAVVVVHGKPPSLPRCLEALRRSGVQRGIVIADMPLLEHGRPWAAIYEPGFDFFYQPGNRGYAAAANVGLERAFNAGARHALLCNPDAFVDPDAVRALSRLADRHADCACVGALVRRGDDCSILEGFAGAIRPNQFLARIRGQGEPSANARYSAGPVDFPLGCCLLITRRGWNLVGGLDSELYCYHDELDWCERARARGLRCFVEPRATVEHAGPTSSMARIVKTYFLGRNAELLSRRLRGPGLRAVYLAACAAESALWILGRSREIEQVAWRMRGRRDARVNAPPDPWIVKRIGLQVTEDD from the coding sequence ATGAGACGGTCGACCCCGGTCCTGATCGTGCTCGCGCTGCTGGCCGCGATTGTCGGGCTGATCAACGGCGGACCGATGGGCGCGCTGCGCGCCGTGCTCTATCTGGCAGCCGTGCTTTGCGGCGCGGTGCTGACCCTCTACACCCTGCGCCGGATAATCTCGCTACTGCTGCTGTTGCTGCCGCGCACATCCGAGCCGGTACCCACCGAATCCGAGCCCTGGCCCAACCTGCTGCTGCTGGTGCCGTGCCGCAACGAGGCCGCGGTGCTGCCCGAGACCATCTCCCGCCTGGTGCTGATCGAGGCTCCGCCGGATCGATTGCGAGTGCTGCTGATCGACGACGGATCAAACGACAACACAGCCGAGCTGCTTGATGCGGCATGCAAGGGGCGCGGCAACTGGAGCGTATTCCAGGTGCCGCCCGAGCGAGCGGGCGCGGGCAAGCCCGCGGCGCTCAACGCAGCCCTGGCCGATGAGCAATGGGCCGAGGTTGTGCTGGTGCTCGACGCGGACGACCGCGTACCGCCGGACTGGCCCATTAGCGCGGCCGCGCAGATCAACGCCGGGGCCGACGCGGTGCAGTTCGGGCTGCGGATCCACAACGGAACCCGGAACGCAGTTACCGCCTACTGCCTGCTCGAACAGATCGTGCACCAGGCGGGGATCGTGCGCATCCTGGAGCTGGCCGGCAATCCGCCGCTGCTGGGCCACGGATTTGCCATCAGGCTCGACACGCTGCGAAGGGCCGGAATGTTCCCCGAGGGGAGCCGCGCCGAGGATGTGCCGCTAAGTAAAGCGCTGCACGCGCAGGGCAGCAAAGTGCGCTTCGTGCGCGAGCCGCTGGTCGAGCACCTGGCCCCGCAAAGCGTGCGGGCCTACATCGACCAACACGCCGGCTGGTCGCGGGCCTTTGCCTCTGAACCGTGGTGGGACCCCTCCGGCGGGCTTCTGGCGCGACTGGCCGGTCTGCTGTATTTGCTGGGCTACGCCGACCGCGCGGCGCTGCTGGTGGGGCTGGCGCTGGCGCTGCTCGCGCCGCTGAGCGGCGTGGCCTTCCCCTGGTGGCTGATCGCGGCTCCGCTGCTTTGCGCAGCGCTGTTCGCGGCCGGAGCGCTATTACAAGCGCGCGAGCCGCTGGCGCTGTGGTTGCGGCTGATCCCCGCACCGCTGATCTTCCTGGCCGACATGCTGGCCGCGTTGCGCGGCCAGTTCTCGGCGCTACGACCCGGTCCCCAACCCTGGGTGGTCACGCCCAAGCCCGGCGGCAACGAGCAGACCGATGTTGCGCATACCTGGGCAGTGGTCGTGGTTCACGGCAAGCCGCCGAGCTTGCCGCGTTGCCTGGAGGCCCTGCGCCGCTCTGGAGTGCAACGCGGGATCGTGATCGCCGACATGCCGCTGCTGGAACACGGCCGTCCCTGGGCCGCAATCTATGAGCCGGGATTCGACTTCTTCTATCAGCCGGGCAACCGCGGGTACGCGGCCGCGGCCAACGTCGGCCTGGAGCGCGCCTTTAACGCGGGCGCGCGCCACGCGCTGCTGTGCAACCCCGACGCGTTCGTCGATCCGGACGCGGTGCGGGCGCTTTCGCGTTTGGCCGACCGTCATGCTGATTGCGCCTGCGTGGGCGCGCTGGTCCGGCGCGGCGACGATTGCTCAATCCTCGAGGGGTTTGCCGGAGCGATTCGTCCCAACCAATTCCTGGCTCGCATTCGCGGCCAGGGCGAGCCGTCGGCAAACGCGCGCTACTCCGCCGGACCCGTGGACTTCCCCCTGGGTTGCTGCCTGTTGATTACCCGTCGCGGCTGGAACCTGGTCGGAGGGCTTGATAGTGAACTCTACTGCTATCACGATGAGCTCGATTGGTGCGAACGCGCGCGGGCGCGCGGGTTGCGTTGCTTTGTCGAGCCCCGGGCCACGGTCGAGCACGCGGGGCCCACGAGTTCGATGGCGCGAATTGTTAAGACCTACTTCCTGGGACGCAATGCCGAGCTGCTCTCGCGCAGGCTGCGTGGACCGGGATTGCGGGCTGTTTATCTCGCCGCGTGCGCGGCTGAGAGCGCGTTGTGGATTTTGGGCCGCAGCCGCGAGATTGAGCAGGTCGCCTGGCGCATGCGTGGACGGCGTGACGCGCGAGTCAACGCGCCGCCCGACCCGTGGATCGTCAAACGGATCGGCCTACAGGTGACGGAGGACGATTGA
- a CDS encoding glycosyltransferase family 39 protein, which produces MRRDWIAPCAVTLLAGALRFIGLGDQCFWGDELCSINVTKFPLASSLAYYSTDPHPPLFYISVRLMRQFGESETWLRAIPALWGTLAVLVLYLAVRQLHGTRAALIAALVLALNPLHNWISQDLRNLSMLTTLGALSVLLLIPIARGRRDRLSPAHALVTAAALYTNYFAFFIVAFQGLYLLWSRRSLRQLKHIAVPLLLFAPWTLFLVSQFIHGQSWREFTSLGQMLLQTWLAWTFNSFPWRPSTLSGLLEPLLARSGPNYGLVQLALSAPALLLVGWSLVRRKDRGNRLFAAYLLLPFALVLAVSLFVPLFSAKYMVFVVPAFAACVGLGFDAAWERSRILAGACLAALLLCGALGIAQTRNDPLYSKPQWREAFSAMASRTGPRDLLLVFSRHSTPDLLYYYRGDAPLKQIILDSSRLTVPDDSDELHLRLEKLIAERDTVWLADYMGYLHDPQRSVERQLDQRLERGEPISVQPYMGIRFIPYSSPQSADEATLP; this is translated from the coding sequence ATGCGCCGCGATTGGATCGCACCGTGCGCGGTCACGCTGCTGGCCGGAGCGTTGCGCTTCATCGGCCTGGGCGATCAATGTTTCTGGGGCGACGAGCTGTGCTCGATCAACGTCACCAAGTTCCCCCTGGCCTCGTCCCTGGCCTATTACAGCACCGACCCGCACCCGCCGCTGTTCTACATCAGCGTGCGGCTGATGCGCCAGTTCGGCGAATCCGAGACCTGGCTGCGCGCGATCCCCGCACTGTGGGGAACCCTTGCGGTCCTGGTGCTCTACCTGGCTGTGCGGCAACTGCACGGCACGCGCGCCGCGCTGATCGCCGCGCTGGTGTTGGCGCTCAATCCGCTGCACAACTGGATCAGCCAGGATCTGCGCAACCTGAGCATGCTGACCACCCTGGGCGCGCTGTCGGTGCTGCTGTTGATCCCGATTGCCAGGGGACGCCGCGACCGACTGAGCCCGGCCCACGCGCTGGTCACGGCCGCCGCGCTGTACACCAATTACTTCGCCTTTTTCATCGTGGCCTTCCAAGGGCTCTACCTGCTGTGGTCCAGGCGCAGCCTGCGCCAGCTCAAACACATTGCCGTGCCGTTGCTGCTGTTCGCACCCTGGACGCTGTTCCTGGTTTCGCAGTTCATTCACGGCCAGAGCTGGCGCGAGTTCACATCCCTGGGTCAGATGCTGTTGCAGACCTGGCTGGCCTGGACGTTCAACTCGTTTCCCTGGCGACCATCAACGCTAAGCGGCCTGCTCGAGCCGCTGCTGGCGCGCAGCGGGCCGAACTACGGACTGGTTCAGCTGGCGCTCAGTGCGCCGGCCCTGCTGCTTGTCGGCTGGAGTCTGGTCCGGCGCAAGGATCGCGGGAACCGATTGTTCGCCGCCTACCTGCTTCTGCCCTTCGCACTGGTGCTGGCCGTATCGCTGTTCGTACCGCTGTTCTCGGCCAAGTACATGGTGTTCGTGGTCCCGGCGTTCGCCGCCTGCGTCGGCCTTGGTTTCGACGCGGCCTGGGAACGCTCGCGGATCCTGGCCGGGGCCTGCCTGGCCGCGCTGCTGCTGTGCGGCGCGCTGGGCATCGCGCAGACGCGCAACGATCCGCTCTACTCCAAACCGCAGTGGCGCGAGGCGTTCAGCGCCATGGCCTCGCGCACCGGGCCGCGCGACCTGCTGTTGGTCTTCAGCCGCCACAGCACGCCGGACCTGCTGTACTACTACCGGGGCGATGCGCCGCTGAAACAGATCATCCTCGATTCCAGCCGTCTGACGGTCCCCGACGATTCCGACGAACTGCATCTGCGCCTGGAGAAGCTGATCGCGGAGCGCGACACGGTCTGGCTCGCCGACTACATGGGCTACCTGCACGACCCGCAACGCTCGGTGGAACGCCAGCTGGATCAGCGGCTGGAACGCGGAGAACCGATATCGGTGCAGCCATACATGGGGATCCGATTCATCCCCTACAGCTCGCCACAATCCGCTGACGAGGCGACGCTGCCATGA
- a CDS encoding DUF502 domain-containing protein has product MSRLGRLWNVVKEILKRYLLTGIVVTVPLVVSIWVLWLVIGFVDRTTDRLLSLLPDPFGPEHWVHFNFPGLGVIITLLLLILIGALARNLIGRRAMSLTEYIIERIPLMRSVYSAIKQLLTTLFVANTGNFKRVALIEYPRPGIWTLAFVTNDNVGVLKSVLPEPCSSVFVPTTPNPTSGYYVIVPKRELINIEVSVEQAFKMLISAGIIAEASTGVEAD; this is encoded by the coding sequence TTGAGCCGCCTGGGCCGACTATGGAACGTGGTCAAGGAGATTCTCAAGCGTTACCTGCTGACCGGAATCGTGGTCACGGTGCCGCTGGTCGTCTCAATCTGGGTACTGTGGCTGGTGATCGGCTTTGTGGACCGCACGACCGACAGGCTGCTCTCGCTGCTGCCCGACCCCTTCGGTCCCGAGCACTGGGTGCACTTCAACTTCCCGGGACTGGGCGTGATCATCACGCTGCTGCTGCTGATCCTGATCGGCGCGCTGGCGCGCAACCTGATCGGTCGCCGGGCGATGTCGCTGACGGAATATATCATCGAACGCATCCCGCTGATGCGCTCGGTTTACAGCGCGATCAAGCAACTGCTGACCACGCTGTTCGTGGCCAACACCGGCAACTTCAAGCGCGTGGCGCTGATCGAATATCCGCGCCCCGGGATCTGGACCCTGGCGTTCGTGACCAACGACAACGTCGGAGTGCTTAAAAGCGTGCTGCCCGAACCGTGTTCGAGCGTATTCGTGCCCACCACGCCCAATCCGACCTCGGGCTACTACGTGATCGTTCCCAAGCGCGAGCTGATCAACATCGAGGTCAGCGTGGAGCAGGCGTTCAAGATGCTGATCTCGGCGGGCATCATCGCCGAGGCGTCCACTGGAGTTGAAGCCGACTGA
- a CDS encoding aspartate 1-decarboxylase, giving the protein MKRTMLKSKIHRCVVTGADVHYEGSIAIDSELMAKADILPYEKLDIWNVDAGTRFSTYAIVGKPGSGEITVNGAAARLVAAGDKVIIASWLDLEPDEIAAHKPKLLFVDEHNRVKSSAPKLAIS; this is encoded by the coding sequence ATGAAACGCACCATGCTCAAGAGCAAAATCCACCGTTGCGTGGTAACCGGCGCCGACGTGCATTACGAGGGAAGCATCGCCATCGACTCCGAACTGATGGCCAAAGCCGACATCCTTCCCTACGAGAAGCTCGACATCTGGAACGTCGATGCCGGCACGCGCTTTTCAACCTACGCCATTGTCGGAAAACCGGGATCGGGCGAGATCACGGTCAACGGCGCTGCGGCGCGGCTGGTTGCCGCCGGAGACAAGGTCATCATCGCCTCCTGGCTCGACCTGGAGCCCGATGAGATCGCCGCGCACAAGCCCAAGCTGCTGTTCGTGGACGAGCACAACCGCGTTAAAAGCTCGGCCCCCAAGCTGGCGATCTCCTGA
- the panC gene encoding pantoate--beta-alanine ligase, which translates to MVIETITQMQRWSDERRAEGLRIGFVPTMGYLHTGHLGLVDIARERADLVVASIFVNPTQFGPNEDLARYPRDFQGDYAKFAQHGTHVVFCPSADEMYPEGYSTYVRVEGLSDGLCGVSRPVHFRGVATICLKLFNMVKPHVAVFGKKDYQQWSVIRRLVRDLHLEIEVVGGTTAREPDGLAMSSRNAYLQPDERTAALCIKRGLESAKQAFNQNEREVKKLIDLAKASIEAQPLARIDYVEIVDAENLQPLQGRVEQDACLAAAAYLGKTRLLDNVELSVADGRRAP; encoded by the coding sequence ATGGTAATTGAAACCATTACCCAGATGCAGCGCTGGTCCGACGAGCGCCGCGCAGAGGGGCTGCGCATCGGCTTCGTACCGACCATGGGCTATTTGCATACCGGCCACCTGGGCCTGGTGGACATCGCGCGCGAGAGGGCCGACCTGGTCGTGGCCAGCATCTTCGTCAATCCCACCCAGTTCGGACCCAACGAGGACCTTGCGCGCTACCCGCGCGACTTCCAGGGCGACTACGCCAAGTTCGCGCAGCACGGCACGCACGTTGTCTTCTGCCCCTCGGCCGACGAGATGTATCCCGAGGGCTACAGCACCTACGTGCGCGTCGAGGGGTTGTCCGACGGCCTGTGCGGCGTATCGCGGCCGGTGCACTTCCGCGGCGTGGCCACGATCTGTCTCAAGCTGTTCAACATGGTCAAGCCACACGTCGCGGTCTTCGGTAAAAAAGACTACCAGCAGTGGAGCGTCATTCGACGGCTGGTGCGCGACCTGCACCTCGAGATCGAGGTCGTGGGCGGGACCACGGCACGCGAGCCCGACGGCCTGGCGATGAGCAGCCGCAACGCCTACCTGCAACCCGATGAACGAACGGCCGCACTGTGCATCAAACGCGGCCTGGAAAGCGCCAAACAGGCGTTCAACCAAAACGAACGCGAAGTGAAAAAATTAATCGACCTGGCCAAGGCGAGCATTGAGGCCCAGCCGCTGGCCAGGATCGATTACGTTGAGATAGTTGACGCGGAAAACCTACAGCCTTTGCAGGGGCGGGTGGAACAAGACGCCTGCCTGGCCGCCGCGGCCTACCTGGGGAAGACACGCTTATTGGACAACGTTGAGTTGTCCGTAGCTGATGGGAGACGAGCACCATGA
- a CDS encoding deoxynucleoside kinase produces the protein MARGRHIVIEGPIGVGKTSMTRMLAQRIGARPLFEQASENPFLEDFYRDRRKFAFQTQIFFLLSRWQQQKELAQPDLFSEGVVADYLFAKDRIFAQLNLSERELTLYNRLYDLLITDIPKPDLVVYLAAPTKVLLKRIRQRGTPQERPITSDYLEELNQTYNRFFFNYEESPLLVVNTSEIDFVANTDDFEELLREILSHERGVKHFIPLGSG, from the coding sequence ATGGCCCGGGGCCGACATATCGTCATCGAAGGTCCAATCGGCGTGGGGAAGACGAGCATGACGCGAATGCTCGCCCAGCGGATCGGGGCCCGGCCGCTTTTCGAGCAGGCGTCTGAAAATCCGTTCCTTGAAGATTTCTATCGAGACCGGCGTAAGTTCGCGTTTCAAACGCAGATTTTCTTTCTGCTGTCGCGCTGGCAGCAACAGAAGGAATTGGCGCAGCCGGACCTGTTCAGCGAGGGCGTGGTCGCCGACTACCTGTTCGCCAAGGACCGGATCTTCGCCCAGCTCAACCTCTCGGAGCGCGAGCTGACCCTCTACAACCGACTGTACGATCTGCTAATCACTGATATTCCCAAGCCGGACCTGGTAGTATATTTGGCAGCGCCGACAAAGGTGCTGTTGAAAAGAATCCGGCAACGCGGCACGCCGCAGGAAAGGCCGATAACCTCCGATTACTTGGAGGAGTTGAACCAGACCTACAACCGGTTCTTTTTCAACTACGAGGAGTCGCCCCTGCTGGTGGTCAACACCAGCGAGATCGACTTCGTCGCCAACACAGACGACTTTGAGGAACTCCTGCGGGAGATCCTCAGCCACGAGAGGGGAGTCAAGCACTTCATACCGCTTGGATCCGGCTAG